A part of Candidatus Binatia bacterium genomic DNA contains:
- a CDS encoding cupin domain-containing protein: MRLEVRRWDGSGERTVAALRARLESEGYSVFCWTDAPHAHYDAHAHANDESIWLVSGAITFGTDAGDFALAPGDRLMLPAGTRHTADAGPEGATYLIGEKR, from the coding sequence ATGCGTCTCGAAGTTCGGCGCTGGGATGGCTCGGGCGAGCGCACCGTCGCCGCGCTGCGCGCCCGCCTCGAGAGCGAGGGCTACTCGGTCTTCTGCTGGACCGACGCGCCGCACGCGCACTACGACGCGCACGCGCACGCGAACGACGAGAGCATCTGGCTCGTCTCGGGCGCGATCACGTTCGGCACCGACGCGGGCGACTTCGCGCTCGCGCCCGGCGACCGCCTGATGCTGCCCGCCGGCACCCGACACACCGCCGACGCCGGACCGGAGGGCGCGACCTACCTGATCGGGGAGAAGCGCTGA
- a CDS encoding alpha/beta fold hydrolase: MPNLEAWLAAGERVPVTLRGVRREIFVRTAGDGPWCTLLHGFPTSAFDWHRVFDALCIPRRVLAFDFLGFGDSDKPADHDYSIHEQADLTEQMWARSGVESTALVVHDYAVSVAQELLARSLDGSLRVRIERVIFMNGGLYPELHRPLRAQEMLLDPEIGPKVGELMTEETFAASLRQTYSPSHQPSDEDLSCAWRTVSRRGGAMIGYRLIRYITDRQRHRDRWVAALETSPVERAFIWGMLDPVSGAHMAERIAERLPDAELIRLDDVAHWPQLEAPDRVAANLMRMLE; encoded by the coding sequence GTGCCGAACCTCGAGGCCTGGCTCGCCGCCGGCGAGCGCGTCCCGGTCACGCTGCGCGGAGTGCGCCGCGAGATCTTCGTGCGCACAGCCGGCGACGGACCGTGGTGCACGCTGCTGCACGGCTTCCCGACGTCGGCGTTCGACTGGCACCGCGTCTTCGACGCGCTTTGCATCCCCCGCCGCGTGCTCGCGTTCGACTTCCTGGGCTTCGGCGACTCCGACAAGCCCGCGGACCACGACTACTCGATCCACGAGCAGGCGGACCTCACCGAGCAGATGTGGGCGCGCAGCGGCGTCGAGTCGACGGCGCTCGTGGTCCACGACTACGCCGTTTCGGTCGCGCAGGAGCTGCTCGCGCGCAGCCTCGACGGCAGCCTGCGCGTGCGGATCGAGCGCGTGATCTTCATGAACGGCGGTCTCTATCCCGAGCTGCACCGACCGCTGCGCGCGCAGGAGATGCTGCTCGATCCCGAGATCGGCCCGAAGGTCGGCGAGCTCATGACCGAGGAGACCTTCGCCGCGTCGCTGCGGCAGACCTACTCGCCGTCGCACCAGCCGAGCGACGAGGACCTGTCGTGCGCGTGGCGGACGGTGTCGCGGCGCGGCGGAGCGATGATCGGCTACCGTCTGATCCGCTACATCACCGACCGTCAGCGGCATCGCGACCGCTGGGTCGCGGCGCTCGAGACCTCGCCGGTCGAGCGCGCGTTCATCTGGGGCATGCTCGACCCGGTGTCGGGCGCGCACATGGCGGAGCGCATCGCGGAGCGGCTCCCCGACGCGGAGCTGATCCGCCTCGACGACGTCGCGCACTGGCCGCAGCTCGAGGCGCCCGACCGCGTCGCGGCGAACTTGATGCGCATGCTGGAGTGA
- a CDS encoding GFA family protein: MTHRGSCHCGRVAFEVDGDVEQVIECNCSHCDRKGFLLWFVPRSNFRLTSGVDDLRAYTFNKHVIQHQFCTTCGTQAFAFGKDRNGNETAAINVRCLPDLDRSRLKVMQVDGRSF, translated from the coding sequence ATGACGCACCGGGGAAGCTGCCACTGTGGCCGCGTCGCCTTCGAGGTCGACGGCGACGTCGAGCAGGTGATCGAGTGCAACTGCTCGCACTGCGACCGCAAGGGCTTTCTGCTCTGGTTCGTGCCGCGATCGAATTTCAGATTGACGAGTGGAGTCGACGACCTCCGCGCCTACACCTTCAACAAGCACGTCATCCAGCACCAGTTCTGCACGACGTGCGGCACGCAGGCGTTCGCCTTCGGCAAGGACCGCAACGGCAACGAGACCGCGGCGATCAACGTGCGCTGCCTGCCGGATCTCGACCGCTCGCGGCTGAAGGTGATGCAGGTCGACGGCCGCAGCTTCTGA
- a CDS encoding dienelactone hydrolase family protein, with amino-acid sequence MSKLERTTGGITRRELIVTSLATGFAAAVAPVLGHATITTDTTGLEAGEVKIPVEGVELPAYRAVREGDDRRPVVLVVQEIFGVHEHIKDVCRRLAKEGYFAVAPELFARQGDVSKITDIQQIVSTVVSKVPDAQVMQDLDATVDWAAKSNRADAAKLGITGFCWGGRIVWLYAAHSPRLKAGVAWYGRLASPSDALHPRQPIDVAAELKAPVLGLYGEKDTGIPLADVEAMRRALEKAGSKSEIVVYDDAPHGFFADYRPSYREQDAADGWKRMLEWFRRFGVA; translated from the coding sequence ATGAGCAAGCTCGAGCGAACGACCGGCGGCATCACGCGGCGCGAGCTCATCGTCACCTCGCTCGCGACCGGCTTTGCCGCCGCCGTGGCGCCGGTCCTCGGGCACGCGACCATCACGACCGACACGACCGGGCTCGAAGCCGGCGAGGTGAAGATCCCGGTCGAGGGCGTCGAGCTGCCGGCCTATCGCGCGGTGCGCGAGGGCGACGACCGGCGGCCGGTGGTGCTCGTCGTGCAGGAGATCTTCGGCGTCCACGAGCACATCAAGGACGTCTGCCGACGCCTCGCGAAGGAGGGCTACTTCGCGGTCGCGCCCGAGCTCTTCGCGCGCCAAGGCGACGTGTCGAAGATCACCGACATCCAGCAGATCGTCTCGACCGTGGTGTCGAAGGTGCCGGACGCGCAGGTGATGCAGGACCTCGACGCGACGGTCGACTGGGCCGCGAAGAGCAACCGCGCCGACGCGGCGAAGCTCGGCATCACCGGCTTCTGCTGGGGCGGGCGGATCGTCTGGCTCTACGCCGCGCACAGCCCGCGGCTCAAGGCGGGCGTCGCCTGGTACGGTCGCCTCGCGAGCCCGTCGGATGCGCTGCACCCGCGCCAGCCGATCGACGTCGCCGCCGAGCTCAAGGCTCCGGTGCTCGGGCTCTACGGCGAGAAGGACACCGGCATCCCGCTCGCCGACGTCGAGGCGATGCGGCGCGCGCTCGAGAAGGCGGGCAGCAAGTCGGAGATCGTCGTCTACGACGACGCGCCGCACGGCTTCTTCGCCGACTACCGCCCGTCCTACCGCGAGCAGGACGCGGCGGACGGCTGGAAGCGCATGCTCGAGTGGTTCCGCCGCTTCGGCGTTGCTTGA
- a CDS encoding DUF2142 domain-containing protein: MRAGQHARVAAPPPADAIDVTPSNAALTRSRSNPAGVWAARAFLLIGALCGLALALVTPPLRWGDENTHLIQAYRLSELNFTLLPAMKATRVELPRGVGKLLLTRSLELERKRHKGPESLKALRRKLAIEARSNDRRPVHLLNATYPLLGYVPQALGIAGARMLSSSVLVQLYAARFANVAAWLLLGWAAIRSTPCYRLAFAALALAPLSVFVASTLAVDGVTNGLALLWTACVVRLATSDTGSPPRLVPLALLATALAVVKLAYAPLVLLLFLVPAERFGGVRRQIFAVATILAVALATLALWFVVARWQVAKTVAPHGMQTVADNLVRIGHEPLAVAAMIGEMLWLVARKSLLLQVDTIWFLRSPSTWAFVAWVAAVACAVLAEPRPTLWPGLRARATAVAAVVLTTVGISLLAFLLWTRAGADSIDGVQSRYIVPLLPALLVGVSPRGAWPTASRARLVLAAGALVLLVAVLTYTVQRGLRLWV; this comes from the coding sequence GTGCGTGCGGGCCAGCACGCTCGCGTCGCTGCCCCTCCGCCGGCGGATGCGATCGACGTCACGCCGAGCAACGCCGCGCTGACGCGGTCGCGCTCGAACCCAGCGGGCGTCTGGGCGGCGCGCGCCTTCCTGCTGATCGGCGCGCTCTGCGGACTCGCGCTCGCGCTCGTCACGCCGCCCCTGCGCTGGGGCGACGAGAACACGCACCTCATCCAAGCGTACCGCCTCTCCGAGCTGAACTTCACGTTGCTGCCGGCGATGAAGGCGACGCGCGTCGAGCTGCCGCGCGGCGTTGGAAAACTGCTCTTGACGCGCTCTCTCGAGCTCGAGAGGAAGCGCCACAAGGGACCGGAGTCGCTGAAGGCGCTGCGCCGCAAGCTCGCCATCGAGGCCCGGTCGAACGACCGCCGTCCGGTGCACCTCCTGAACGCGACCTACCCGCTGCTCGGCTACGTCCCGCAGGCGCTCGGGATCGCCGGCGCGCGCATGCTCTCCTCCTCCGTGCTGGTGCAGCTCTACGCGGCGCGGTTCGCGAACGTCGCCGCGTGGCTGCTCCTCGGCTGGGCGGCGATCCGGTCGACACCGTGCTACCGGCTCGCCTTCGCCGCGCTCGCGCTCGCGCCGCTCTCGGTGTTCGTCGCCTCGACGCTGGCCGTCGACGGCGTGACCAACGGCCTCGCGCTGCTCTGGACCGCGTGCGTCGTGCGGCTCGCGACCTCGGACACGGGCTCGCCGCCGCGTCTCGTGCCGCTCGCGCTGCTCGCGACCGCGTTGGCGGTGGTCAAGCTCGCGTACGCGCCGCTCGTGCTGCTGCTGTTCCTCGTGCCGGCGGAGCGCTTCGGCGGCGTCCGGCGCCAGATCTTCGCGGTGGCGACCATCCTGGCGGTCGCGCTGGCGACGCTCGCGCTGTGGTTCGTCGTCGCGCGCTGGCAGGTCGCAAAGACGGTCGCGCCCCACGGCATGCAGACCGTCGCCGACAACCTCGTCCGCATCGGGCACGAGCCGCTCGCGGTCGCGGCGATGATCGGCGAGATGCTGTGGCTGGTGGCGCGAAAGTCGCTGCTTCTCCAGGTCGACACGATCTGGTTCTTGCGCTCGCCGAGCACCTGGGCGTTCGTCGCCTGGGTCGCGGCCGTGGCCTGCGCAGTGCTTGCAGAGCCGAGGCCGACGCTCTGGCCCGGGCTGCGTGCGCGCGCGACCGCCGTCGCGGCGGTCGTCCTCACCACGGTCGGGATCTCGCTGCTCGCGTTTCTGCTGTGGACCAGGGCCGGCGCGGACTCGATCGACGGCGTGCAGAGCCGCTACATCGTGCCCCTGCTGCCGGCGCTGCTCGTGGGCGTGTCGCCGCGCGGCGCGTGGCCGACGGCCTCGCGCGCTCGGCTCGTGCTGGCTGCGGGCGCCCTGGTTCTGCTCGTCGCGGTGCTGACGTATACCGTGCAGCGGGGCCTGCGACTCTGGGTGTGA
- a CDS encoding PKD domain-containing protein, translating into MSVPRWIRMVPFAAFLVLVGPAPEVRAVDLFDFNGSITDVGVQRGPGQVGGVEFRIRGKFVLDHPLDLSRTTVVLEHLFVDAAPGGLGELMTTIDDAPVVPLVLEGRDSNRPTNAVFDQPRGYRPHIRLQIQFRKDAYEIRLKLDRGLMRRRPRVCEENTDSSNLPLTPIVHGLLLDDGVNPPVEIRTTKEWVCTKPGRYHMRSQDPKGSTPPTPRPTVTPSPGPTATPRPTVTPQPTAPPDEQNKPPTASLRQNQHLGENTPGLVELDGTGSTDRDGTIVRYRFESGDGRVQDGPDPVARFVYAPGDYRASLVVFDNRGAASKPASRGFTVR; encoded by the coding sequence ATGTCCGTTCCTCGGTGGATCCGCATGGTTCCGTTCGCGGCGTTTCTGGTTCTCGTCGGCCCGGCACCCGAAGTACGCGCCGTGGATCTCTTCGACTTCAACGGCTCCATCACCGACGTCGGCGTGCAACGTGGTCCTGGACAGGTGGGCGGCGTCGAGTTCCGCATCCGAGGGAAGTTCGTCCTCGACCACCCGCTCGACCTGAGCCGCACGACGGTGGTGCTCGAGCACCTTTTCGTCGACGCGGCGCCCGGTGGCCTCGGTGAGCTCATGACCACCATCGACGACGCGCCGGTGGTGCCGCTCGTGCTCGAGGGGCGCGACAGCAACCGCCCCACGAACGCGGTGTTCGACCAGCCGCGCGGCTACCGGCCGCACATCCGCTTGCAGATCCAGTTCCGCAAGGACGCGTACGAGATCCGCCTCAAGCTCGACCGCGGCCTCATGCGGCGTCGGCCGCGGGTGTGCGAGGAGAACACCGACTCGTCCAATCTCCCGCTGACGCCGATCGTGCACGGCTTGCTCCTCGACGACGGCGTCAATCCACCGGTCGAGATCCGCACCACCAAGGAGTGGGTGTGCACGAAGCCCGGGCGCTACCACATGCGCTCGCAGGATCCGAAGGGCAGCACGCCGCCGACGCCGCGTCCGACCGTGACGCCGAGCCCCGGTCCGACCGCGACGCCGCGGCCGACGGTCACGCCGCAGCCGACCGCACCGCCGGACGAGCAGAACAAGCCGCCGACGGCGTCGCTGCGCCAGAACCAGCACCTCGGCGAGAACACGCCCGGGCTCGTCGAGCTCGACGGCACCGGCTCGACCGATCGCGACGGCACGATCGTCCGCTACCGCTTCGAGTCGGGCGACGGACGCGTGCAGGACGGTCCCGACCCGGTCGCGCGCTTCGTCTACGCGCCGGGGGACTACCGCGCATCGCTCGTCGTGTTCGACAATCGCGGCGCCGCATCGAAACCGGCGTCGCGTGGGTTCACGGTCCGCTGA
- a CDS encoding HAMP domain-containing sensor histidine kinase, with product MKLARKITLGLTAAVFVVMGLYAFYLSRQHVVLFQGDIENADHRGAAMRALVQQIWREEGPARARDIVERIADLVHDVDVRWVSLDAPPGSPDAVDVTPEERRELEAGKTLALLRDPDGEPRRVWFVPMEAGSPAVLEVTRDLKQEVSFVRISQTAILVTTIVVVLASAATALLLGYWLVGRPVQLLRDRARRAGEGDFSGRLDLRQRDEVGELGAEIDEMCRRIAEANERLRAETEAKLAALERARHAERLASVGRFASGVAHELGTPLNVVSARAKMIASDMQESAAARTHARVIADQAARMTEMIRQLLDLSRRRSTRVGAASLTQVARSVVDTLAPLAQERNVAVDLDAPVGALVVRLDAGEIQQVLNNIVLNAIQASPAGGRVRVVIDEKRGDAGAPDRGYAEGEWARVVVEDHGDGIAPDDLPHVFEPFFTTKGPGEGTGLGLAIAEGIVEDAGGRIECASERGRGTRMTIWLPLAAGASAARTGSA from the coding sequence ATGAAGCTCGCGCGCAAGATCACGCTCGGCCTGACGGCGGCGGTATTCGTCGTCATGGGGCTCTACGCCTTCTACCTGAGCCGGCAGCACGTCGTGCTGTTCCAGGGCGACATCGAGAACGCCGACCACCGCGGCGCCGCGATGCGCGCGCTGGTCCAGCAGATCTGGCGCGAGGAGGGACCCGCGCGTGCGCGCGACATCGTCGAGCGCATCGCCGACCTGGTGCACGACGTCGACGTGCGCTGGGTCAGCCTCGACGCCCCGCCCGGCAGCCCCGACGCGGTCGACGTCACCCCCGAGGAACGCCGCGAGCTCGAGGCCGGCAAGACGCTCGCCCTGCTGCGCGACCCGGACGGCGAGCCCCGCCGCGTCTGGTTCGTGCCGATGGAGGCCGGCTCACCCGCCGTGCTCGAGGTGACGCGCGACCTGAAGCAGGAGGTGTCGTTCGTCCGCATCTCGCAGACGGCGATCCTCGTCACGACGATCGTCGTCGTGCTCGCGAGCGCCGCGACCGCGCTGCTGCTCGGCTACTGGCTCGTCGGACGGCCGGTCCAGCTCCTGCGCGACCGCGCGCGGCGCGCCGGCGAGGGCGACTTCTCCGGCCGCCTCGACCTGCGTCAGCGCGACGAGGTGGGCGAGCTCGGCGCCGAGATCGACGAGATGTGCCGGCGCATCGCGGAGGCGAACGAGCGTCTGCGGGCCGAGACCGAGGCCAAGCTCGCGGCGCTCGAGCGCGCGCGCCACGCCGAGCGTCTCGCGAGCGTCGGGCGCTTCGCGTCCGGCGTCGCGCACGAGCTCGGCACGCCGCTCAACGTGGTCTCGGCGCGTGCCAAGATGATCGCGTCGGACATGCAGGAGAGCGCGGCCGCGCGCACGCACGCGCGCGTCATCGCCGATCAGGCGGCGCGCATGACCGAGATGATCCGCCAGCTCCTCGATCTGTCGCGTCGACGCAGCACGCGCGTCGGCGCCGCGAGCTTGACGCAGGTCGCGCGCTCGGTGGTCGACACGCTCGCGCCGCTCGCGCAGGAGCGCAACGTCGCGGTCGACCTCGACGCGCCGGTCGGCGCACTGGTCGTCCGGCTCGACGCAGGCGAAATTCAGCAGGTGCTGAACAACATCGTGCTGAACGCGATCCAGGCGAGCCCGGCGGGCGGACGCGTGCGCGTGGTGATCGACGAGAAGCGAGGTGACGCCGGCGCGCCCGACCGCGGCTACGCGGAAGGCGAGTGGGCGCGCGTCGTCGTCGAGGACCACGGCGACGGCATCGCCCCCGACGATCTGCCGCACGTCTTCGAGCCCTTCTTCACCACCAAGGGGCCCGGCGAGGGCACCGGGCTCGGGCTCGCGATCGCGGAGGGCATCGTCGAGGACGCGGGCGGACGCATCGAGTGCGCGAGCGAGCGCGGGCGCGGCACGCGGATGACGATCTGGCTGCCGCTCGCGGCGGGTGCGTCCGCGGCGCGGACGGGCAGCGCATGA
- a CDS encoding sigma-54 dependent transcriptional regulator — MKPSILIVDDDASMCETLAVGLEPRGYEVRWTTSALEALDLLAGCAFDAVVTDLNMRGMNGIELCSRIAADRPDVPVIVITAFGSLDTAVGAIRAGAYDFITKPLELEALVLALERAIALRRLREEVRRLREARDAAYGDGELIGASPAMRRVHELIDRIVDSDASVLITGESGTGKEVVARSLHRRGRRSRGPFVAINCAALPETLLESELFGHVRGAFTDARASRTGLFVQANGGTLFLDEIAELPLSLQPKLLRALQERVVRPLGGDTEIPFDVRLITATNRDLETAVHEGRFREDLYFRVNVIHIPLPPLRARGGDILLLAQRFIKEYGARAGKNVTGLSPQAAERLLAYSWPGNVRELENCIERAIALAQHDKILPDDLPEKVRDYRRSHVLVASDDPAELVPLEEVERRYILRVMEAVGGNKSQAAQILGLGRKTLYRKLEAYGAHERAEE; from the coding sequence ATGAAGCCGAGCATCCTCATCGTCGACGACGACGCCTCGATGTGCGAGACGCTCGCCGTCGGGCTCGAGCCGCGCGGCTACGAGGTGCGCTGGACGACCTCGGCGCTCGAGGCGCTCGATCTCCTCGCCGGCTGCGCGTTCGATGCGGTCGTCACCGACCTCAACATGCGCGGCATGAACGGCATCGAGCTGTGCTCGCGCATCGCCGCCGACCGTCCCGACGTGCCGGTGATCGTCATCACCGCGTTCGGCAGCCTCGACACCGCGGTGGGAGCGATCCGCGCGGGCGCGTACGACTTCATCACCAAGCCGCTCGAGCTCGAGGCGCTGGTGCTCGCGCTCGAGCGCGCGATCGCGCTGCGGCGTCTGCGCGAGGAGGTGCGTCGCCTGCGCGAGGCGCGCGACGCGGCCTACGGCGACGGCGAGCTGATCGGCGCGAGCCCGGCGATGCGGCGCGTGCACGAGCTGATCGACCGCATCGTCGACTCCGACGCGTCGGTGCTGATCACCGGCGAGAGCGGCACCGGCAAGGAGGTGGTCGCGCGCTCGCTGCATCGTCGCGGGCGTCGCAGCCGCGGCCCTTTCGTCGCGATCAACTGCGCCGCGCTGCCGGAGACGCTGCTCGAGAGCGAGCTCTTCGGCCACGTGCGCGGCGCGTTCACCGACGCGCGCGCCTCGCGCACCGGCCTCTTCGTGCAGGCGAACGGCGGCACGCTGTTCCTCGACGAGATCGCCGAGCTGCCGCTGTCGTTGCAGCCCAAGCTGCTGCGCGCGCTGCAGGAGCGCGTCGTGCGTCCGCTCGGCGGCGACACCGAGATCCCGTTCGACGTGCGGCTCATCACGGCGACCAACCGCGACCTCGAGACTGCCGTGCACGAGGGACGCTTCCGCGAGGACCTCTACTTCCGCGTCAACGTGATCCACATCCCGCTGCCGCCGCTGCGCGCGCGCGGCGGCGACATCCTGTTGCTCGCGCAGCGCTTCATCAAGGAGTACGGCGCGCGCGCCGGGAAGAATGTCACCGGGCTCTCGCCGCAGGCCGCCGAGCGTCTGCTCGCGTACTCGTGGCCCGGCAACGTGCGCGAGCTCGAGAACTGCATCGAGCGCGCGATCGCGCTCGCGCAGCACGACAAGATCCTGCCCGACGACCTGCCCGAGAAGGTGCGCGACTACCGTCGCTCGCACGTGCTGGTCGCGAGCGACGACCCCGCCGAGCTCGTGCCGCTCGAGGAGGTCGAGCGACGCTACATCCTGCGCGTCATGGAAGCGGTCGGCGGCAACAAGTCGCAGGCGGCGCAGATCCTCGGCCTCGGCCGCAAGACGCTCTACCGCAAGCTCGAAGCGTACGGCGCCCACGAGCGCGCGGAGGAGTGA